The genome window TTAAAATAAATTTAGAATTATCTGATAAGTCAATATTATTAAAAATATTTTTATTAGTAGATATAAATCCCCCAGTTTCATGGGAAATAATTTCTAATTTTAAGTTATTTTTATTTAAATCATTCATCAAATCGCCTTAAAAGGATAAACCAATATGCTAATAAAAGTTTAGAAAAAAGTCTACAGTAATTAATTTATAGTTTATTTTATTTAAACTTAAAAATATATATAATAAAAAACAAAGTTTAGAATATAATATTAATTTACTAATGATTTATTAAAACCTTGATTTTAATTAAAACATTATTTTAATTTAATCTTTAACTTTGGTTTTAAAAAAATTTAAAATAAATATTATAATATTAACAAAGATTTAACTAAACTTATTTAAATATATTAACAAAGATTTAACTAGACTTATTTAAATTTATTAAAAAAATAAAGTGATAATATGGAAAAAGTTGTTCTTGCATTTAGTGGGGGATTAGACACTACTGTATGTGTTAAATTATTAGAAGAAAAATATAATTATGAAGTAGTTACTGCATGTGTTGATGTTGGCCAGCCGAGAGAAGAATTAGAAAAATCTCAAAACTCTGCAGATAAAATTAATACTGGCAAACATTATATTATTGATGCTAAAGATGAATTTGCAAATGAATATATTGCAAGAGGAATTAAAGCAAATGCAGAGTATGAAGGTTATCCATTAAGTACTGCACTTGCAAGACCTTTAATTGCAATGAAAATTATTGAAATTGCAGAAAAAGAAGGGGCAACTGCAATTGCACATGGATGTACTGGTAAAGGAAACGACCAATTCAGATTCGAGGCTATTATTAGATCAATGTCTGATTTTAAAATTATTGCACCAATTAGAGAAATGAACCTAACAAGAACTGAAGAACAAGCTTATGCAAAAGAACATGGTCTTAATTTATCCTATGATAAGATTTACAGCATAGATGAAAATCTTTGGGGGCGAGCTATTGAAGGAGATGTACTTGAAGATCCTGCAAATGAGCCACCTGAAGAAATTTATGAATGGACTAAATCTGCAGAAGATGCAAAAGATACTCCTACTAAAGTAAGTATTGAATTTGAAGAAGGGGTTCCAGTAGCTATTAATGGAGAAATTATGGGGCTTGTAGACTTAATCAATAAAGCTAATGAAATTGCTGGTGAAAATGGTGTTGGTAGAGTGGACATTATTGAAAACAGAATGATTGGTCTTAAAAGCAGAGAAACCTATGAAGTTCCAGGTGCTAAATTATTAATTGCAGCTCATAAAGCATTAGAACAATTAGTTTTAACTGTAGATGAATTAAGATTTGCAGAATACATGAGCACATTATATGCGGATTTAGTTTACGAAGCATTATGGCAAGAACCTTTAAGAGAAGATATCGATCAAGCTATTGACCATATGCAAAGAAGAGTTAGCGGAGAAGTTGTAATGAAATTATTCAAAGGTTCTATTCAGCCATTAAGCAGAAAATCACCTTTCAGCTTACACAGTATTGAACAAATTACCTTTGAAGATAAGGAAACTGACCAAAATGAAATTGAAGGTATGATAAAATACCACGGTCTTCAAGCTGCTAACTACCAAAAATTAAATAGATAATTTAATAGAAAATTAATAATTT of Methanobrevibacter olleyae contains these proteins:
- a CDS encoding argininosuccinate synthase, whose protein sequence is MEKVVLAFSGGLDTTVCVKLLEEKYNYEVVTACVDVGQPREELEKSQNSADKINTGKHYIIDAKDEFANEYIARGIKANAEYEGYPLSTALARPLIAMKIIEIAEKEGATAIAHGCTGKGNDQFRFEAIIRSMSDFKIIAPIREMNLTRTEEQAYAKEHGLNLSYDKIYSIDENLWGRAIEGDVLEDPANEPPEEIYEWTKSAEDAKDTPTKVSIEFEEGVPVAINGEIMGLVDLINKANEIAGENGVGRVDIIENRMIGLKSRETYEVPGAKLLIAAHKALEQLVLTVDELRFAEYMSTLYADLVYEALWQEPLREDIDQAIDHMQRRVSGEVVMKLFKGSIQPLSRKSPFSLHSIEQITFEDKETDQNEIEGMIKYHGLQAANYQKLNR